From one Pontibacillus sp. HMF3514 genomic stretch:
- a CDS encoding TRAP transporter small permease has translation MRAIIKSIDGFNKILGVLLAVLLMVMSAVVFYQVFSRFVLDESLRWSEELARYIMIWAVFIGSALAIRKMELISVDAIKELLPEKAIKVLNILVYLGSIVFLAVLVQYGFEMVSNVSTQTSPAMRIPMAWAYAAIPVGSIFMIINCIAIVIENIMNFKGGEQT, from the coding sequence ATGAGAGCAATAATCAAATCAATCGATGGATTTAATAAAATCTTAGGCGTTTTACTAGCTGTATTATTAATGGTGATGTCCGCAGTCGTATTCTATCAAGTGTTCTCAAGGTTTGTTCTCGATGAGTCACTACGTTGGTCTGAGGAATTAGCTCGCTACATTATGATCTGGGCGGTGTTCATTGGTTCAGCCTTGGCCATACGAAAGATGGAACTCATATCAGTAGATGCAATCAAAGAGCTATTGCCTGAAAAAGCTATCAAGGTTTTAAACATTTTAGTATATCTAGGTTCAATTGTATTTTTAGCAGTTCTCGTTCAATACGGGTTTGAAATGGTTTCAAATGTATCAACTCAAACATCTCCAGCCATGAGGATACCAATGGCATGGGCATATGCAGCAATTCCTGTTGGATCTATTTTCATGATCATCAATTGTATCGCAATTGTGATCGAGAACATTATGAATTTTAAAGGAGGGGAACAAACATGA
- a CDS encoding TRAP transporter large permease yields MTVTLLVSMLIMFVLTVPIALAIGGASTLAITTSGDLPLLVVVQRIFTSLDSFPLMAIPFFILAGSLMESGGISKRLVHFANTLVGSMTGGLAGVTVVTSMFFAAISGSSPATVAAIGSIMIPAMVAKHYDVNFAAAVQSVAGALGVIIPPSIPMILYGVVVGVSIGDLFLAGIVPGILIGGSLVLTAFIISKRKGYKGTKSYTNEERLKAFLDAIFAMLMPVIILGGIYGGIFTPTEAAVVAVAYALLIGTVVYREITFKNIIPIFVKSGITTAIIMLIIGNAGLLGWLLTKERIPQTVAQSFIEFSDSPIVFLLIVNLFLLIVGMFFETSASVIILAPILAPIAMQLGIDPIHFGIIMVVNLAIGMVTPPLGVNLFVAMQISKVKLEQLSKAVLIFLAVLIVDVMLISYVPENSMFLVEMFKD; encoded by the coding sequence ATGACAGTCACATTATTAGTATCCATGCTCATTATGTTTGTTCTCACAGTTCCGATAGCGTTAGCGATTGGGGGAGCTTCTACGTTAGCCATTACCACAAGTGGTGATTTACCTTTACTCGTAGTGGTTCAACGAATCTTTACGTCACTTGATTCATTCCCTCTTATGGCAATTCCATTTTTCATTTTAGCTGGTTCGTTAATGGAGTCTGGTGGTATTTCAAAAAGACTTGTTCATTTTGCAAACACATTAGTTGGTTCAATGACTGGTGGTTTAGCAGGGGTAACGGTTGTCACATCCATGTTCTTTGCAGCTATTTCTGGTTCAAGTCCAGCAACGGTTGCGGCAATCGGTTCCATTATGATTCCAGCGATGGTAGCCAAGCATTATGACGTCAACTTTGCGGCTGCTGTTCAATCTGTAGCGGGAGCGCTAGGGGTTATCATCCCGCCTAGTATTCCAATGATTTTATATGGAGTTGTAGTAGGAGTTTCCATTGGAGATTTATTCCTAGCAGGAATTGTGCCAGGCATTTTAATTGGTGGTTCCTTAGTATTAACAGCCTTTATCATCTCGAAACGGAAAGGTTACAAAGGAACGAAGTCTTATACAAATGAAGAACGACTCAAGGCTTTCTTAGATGCTATATTTGCTATGCTTATGCCAGTGATTATCCTAGGCGGAATTTATGGTGGGATCTTCACACCGACTGAAGCGGCTGTTGTAGCTGTAGCTTATGCTCTTCTTATTGGAACAGTTGTATATCGAGAAATTACATTTAAGAATATTATCCCGATCTTCGTGAAGTCCGGGATTACGACAGCTATCATTATGCTTATTATCGGAAATGCAGGACTGTTAGGTTGGCTCTTAACAAAGGAACGCATTCCTCAGACGGTTGCACAATCCTTTATTGAGTTCTCAGACAGCCCGATTGTCTTCTTATTAATTGTGAATCTATTTTTACTTATCGTAGGAATGTTCTTTGAGACCTCTGCGTCCGTAATCATTCTTGCACCGATTCTTGCACCGATTGCGATGCAATTAGGGATTGATCCGATCCATTTTGGAATCATTATGGTCGTTAACCTAGCCATCGGAATGGTGACGCCACCACTTGGGGTTAACCTATTTGTTGCCATGCAAATATCCAAGGTAAAGCTCGAACAGTTATCGAAAGCGGTCTTGATATTCTTAGCTGTATTAATCGTCGATGTAATGTTAATCAGTTATGTACCAGAAAATTCCATGTTCCTAGTTGAAATGTTCAAAGATTAG
- a CDS encoding TRAP transporter substrate-binding protein translates to MKGFKKSLFLMVTVLVFGLLAACGGNSEEASGSESEGKEEGKSEKKTLQVGMTLAEDSHYYKGLEKFAELVKEKSDGELTIEIFPNGSLGGERDMVESLQVGTLDMVLSSTGPLGGFAPEINVVDLPFLFEDREHAYKVLDGEVGQDLLTKLEDSNIKGLAWWENGFRNVTNSKRPIEKPEDLEGLKIRTMENEVHMDSFEAMGANPTPMSFTELFTALQQGVVDGQENPVPIIKTSQFFEVQDHLTLTGHFYSPAALLVSSKVFDGLSKEHQKVLQEAAQEGAEYERQLVKKMDKEMVADLKEEGMKVVEDVDKDAFRKATKSVYKKYEEKFGKELIQKIQDAAK, encoded by the coding sequence ATGAAGGGATTTAAAAAGAGTTTATTTTTAATGGTAACAGTACTTGTATTTGGCTTACTAGCTGCTTGTGGAGGAAATAGCGAAGAAGCGAGTGGTAGTGAAAGTGAAGGGAAAGAAGAGGGTAAGTCAGAAAAGAAAACCCTACAAGTTGGTATGACTCTAGCGGAAGACTCTCACTATTACAAAGGTTTAGAGAAGTTTGCTGAACTAGTGAAAGAAAAATCTGATGGTGAACTTACAATTGAAATCTTCCCGAACGGTTCTCTTGGCGGAGAGCGTGACATGGTTGAAAGTCTGCAAGTAGGTACATTAGATATGGTTCTATCTTCAACAGGACCTCTTGGTGGATTCGCACCTGAAATCAACGTGGTAGACCTACCTTTCCTTTTTGAAGATCGTGAACATGCTTACAAAGTGCTAGACGGTGAAGTTGGACAAGATTTACTAACGAAACTAGAAGATTCTAACATCAAAGGCCTTGCTTGGTGGGAGAACGGTTTCCGTAACGTAACAAACAGTAAACGTCCTATTGAAAAGCCAGAAGATTTAGAAGGTCTTAAGATTCGTACGATGGAAAATGAAGTACACATGGATTCCTTTGAAGCAATGGGCGCTAATCCAACACCGATGTCATTCACTGAGCTGTTTACAGCACTTCAACAAGGTGTAGTAGATGGCCAAGAAAACCCAGTACCAATCATCAAGACTTCTCAGTTCTTTGAAGTACAGGATCACTTAACACTTACAGGTCATTTCTATTCTCCAGCAGCTCTTCTAGTGAGCTCTAAAGTATTTGACGGTCTTTCTAAAGAGCATCAAAAAGTACTTCAAGAAGCAGCTCAAGAAGGCGCAGAGTATGAACGTCAACTTGTTAAAAAGATGGACAAAGAAATGGTTGCTGACCTGAAAGAAGAAGGTATGAAAGTTGTTGAAGATGTAGATAAAGATGCATTCCGTAAAGCAACGAAGAGTGTTTATAAGAAGTATGAAGAGAAATTTGGTAAAGAATTAATTCAAAAAATTCAAGACGCTGCAAAATAA
- the pdxA gene encoding 4-hydroxythreonine-4-phosphate dehydrogenase PdxA, with product MTQKPTIAITMGDPSGIGAEITVKSLQDAALYEQCKPFVIGDKKILERALDVTNVNLDLNSIQEPKDGKYTHGTIDVLDLELVSDDLKWGEVSAEAGNAAFHYLKTAITLTNENKIHGICTAPLNKEALHKAGHIYPGHTEILAELTNTKDFAMMLSAPDLRVIHVTTHIGLMDAIKKIDSERVYKVIGMAHETLQKAGIESPRIAVCGINPHAGENGLFGNGEEEEKVIPGVEKAQEEGINVVGPLPADTLFFRAKRGDFDIVVAQYHDQGHGPIKVLGLEAGVNITVGLPIIRTSVDHGTAFDIAGKNIADELSLKEALRIAIDLAPRDKALQE from the coding sequence ATGACTCAAAAGCCTACCATCGCCATTACTATGGGTGATCCTTCCGGAATAGGAGCCGAAATCACGGTTAAATCCTTACAAGATGCAGCCCTATACGAACAATGTAAACCATTTGTCATTGGCGATAAAAAAATCTTAGAACGTGCATTGGATGTAACCAATGTAAACTTAGATTTAAATTCAATTCAGGAGCCAAAAGACGGAAAGTACACACATGGAACAATTGATGTGTTAGATTTAGAATTGGTTTCCGATGACCTGAAGTGGGGAGAGGTTTCCGCTGAAGCAGGGAATGCGGCATTTCATTATTTGAAAACTGCTATTACACTAACAAACGAGAACAAAATACATGGGATTTGCACAGCACCGTTGAATAAAGAAGCTCTTCATAAAGCTGGTCATATCTACCCGGGTCATACTGAGATTCTAGCAGAGTTAACAAATACGAAAGACTTTGCAATGATGTTGTCAGCTCCTGACCTCCGAGTGATTCACGTCACAACGCATATTGGGCTTATGGATGCGATCAAGAAGATTGATTCTGAACGTGTGTATAAAGTCATTGGAATGGCCCACGAGACCCTTCAGAAAGCAGGCATCGAGTCACCACGTATCGCGGTATGTGGGATTAATCCACACGCTGGAGAGAATGGTCTCTTTGGAAATGGGGAAGAGGAAGAGAAAGTAATTCCAGGCGTTGAAAAGGCTCAGGAGGAAGGCATTAATGTTGTTGGTCCTCTACCAGCCGATACCCTATTCTTCCGAGCGAAAAGAGGAGACTTTGATATCGTTGTCGCCCAGTATCATGACCAAGGACATGGTCCGATTAAGGTATTAGGATTAGAAGCTGGGGTTAATATAACAGTAGGTCTCCCGATTATTCGCACAAGTGTTGATCATGGCACAGCTTTTGATATTGCTGGTAAAAATATTGCAGATGAGTTATCACTGAAAGAAGCCCTTCGTATTGCGATTGACTTAGCTCCGCGTGATAAAGCTCTTCAAGAATAA
- a CDS encoding lactate racemase domain-containing protein: MKKRGATPFIIPAMGSHGGATAEGQVEVLEGLGVTEEATGCEIRSSMDVVEVGQTDDGVPVYTDKHAYNADGIIVMGRVKAHTDFKSTFESGILKMASIGMGKHKQALALHTHGIKGIRDMMPDVGRVAISNTNTLFGFAIVENAHEETTILEAISPQDIDDREPKLLTESVELMPSLPVNEMDILVVDEIGKNYSGTGMDTNIIGRIRVLGVEEPESPSVKYLIASDLSEASHGNALGIGLADLTTKRLFDKIHFQAMNENVITSTFLDRAKIPIVLDSDREALQAALRATWGVNDEEARIVRIPNTLHIGELYVSEVIFNEVKDQEHIEVLEEPVDMKFDEAGYFYPM; encoded by the coding sequence GTGAAAAAGCGTGGTGCGACCCCATTCATCATACCGGCAATGGGAAGCCATGGTGGCGCAACAGCAGAAGGGCAAGTGGAGGTCCTAGAAGGCTTAGGGGTAACAGAAGAAGCAACAGGATGTGAAATCCGTTCATCTATGGATGTCGTTGAAGTGGGACAAACAGATGATGGTGTACCTGTTTATACAGACAAACACGCATATAATGCTGATGGAATTATTGTAATGGGACGAGTGAAAGCTCATACCGATTTTAAGAGCACATTTGAAAGCGGTATTTTGAAAATGGCTTCCATTGGAATGGGGAAGCATAAGCAGGCGCTTGCTCTACATACACACGGAATCAAGGGGATTCGTGACATGATGCCCGATGTTGGTCGCGTTGCGATTTCCAATACAAACACCCTTTTTGGATTTGCTATTGTAGAGAATGCCCACGAAGAAACCACTATACTGGAAGCTATTTCACCTCAAGATATTGATGATCGTGAACCAAAATTATTGACCGAATCCGTTGAGCTTATGCCAAGTTTACCTGTAAATGAGATGGATATTTTAGTTGTTGATGAAATTGGCAAAAACTATAGTGGAACAGGGATGGATACCAATATTATAGGAAGAATTCGTGTACTAGGTGTTGAAGAGCCTGAAAGCCCTTCTGTTAAATACCTTATTGCTTCAGACCTTAGTGAAGCGAGCCATGGGAATGCGCTAGGCATTGGCTTAGCGGATTTAACGACGAAACGTTTATTTGACAAAATCCACTTCCAAGCGATGAATGAAAACGTGATTACAAGTACCTTTCTAGATCGTGCAAAGATTCCGATTGTCTTAGATAGTGATCGGGAAGCTTTACAAGCAGCATTAAGAGCTACTTGGGGAGTTAATGATGAAGAAGCTCGGATTGTGCGAATTCCGAATACGTTACACATTGGGGAGTTATATGTTTCTGAGGTCATTTTTAATGAGGTTAAAGACCAAGAGCATATTGAA